The Dehalococcoidia bacterium genome has a window encoding:
- a CDS encoding universal stress protein: MYENIVVTLDGSDLAEVALPYAAELMGKLRSKMTLLHVCDASDTDRHQEYFDLLAKEVKRDAEQCCGMTNAQVETVILNGKPAETIIDYTEKNSIDLTIMATHGASGISRWALGSVVDKVIHGTTRPVALIRAKGSRPEVRLDGLLNRILAPLDGSEVGEAALPYVRELAMKLKAKVVLFQAVQKDESLEEINWIELRDLSKKSARACLSRAGYYLEREGIEVKSEVRIGNPASQIIDVATETGCSIIAMSTHGRSGIDRWVFGSVAEKVLRAGNTPVLLVRAPEGDEA, from the coding sequence ATGTATGAAAATATCGTGGTCACGCTGGATGGTTCGGATTTAGCCGAGGTAGCGCTTCCTTATGCTGCGGAGCTGATGGGGAAGCTCCGTTCCAAAATGACCCTGCTCCACGTCTGCGATGCCTCTGATACAGATCGACATCAGGAATATTTTGATCTCCTGGCCAAGGAAGTGAAACGGGACGCCGAGCAGTGCTGCGGGATGACAAATGCGCAGGTGGAGACGGTGATTCTGAATGGCAAACCGGCTGAGACGATCATCGACTATACCGAGAAGAATTCCATCGATCTGACCATCATGGCCACTCACGGAGCTTCCGGCATCAGCCGGTGGGCGCTGGGAAGTGTAGTAGATAAGGTAATCCACGGAACCACGAGACCGGTGGCTCTCATCAGAGCCAAGGGATCGCGTCCGGAGGTCCGCCTGGACGGGCTGCTGAACAGGATACTGGCCCCCCTGGACGGATCTGAAGTGGGAGAGGCCGCATTGCCGTACGTCAGGGAACTGGCGATGAAACTAAAGGCAAAAGTGGTTCTCTTTCAGGCTGTACAAAAGGATGAGTCCCTGGAGGAGATCAACTGGATTGAACTCAGAGACCTGTCAAAGAAAAGCGCCAGGGCTTGTCTTTCCAGGGCAGGATACTATCTGGAGAGAGAAGGCATCGAGGTGAAATCCGAAGTGAGGATCGGCAATCCGGCTAGCCAGATCATCGATGTGGCAACGGAAACCGGGTGCAGCATTATTGCCATGTCCACCCACGGACGCTCCGGAATCGATCGATGGGTATTCGGAAGCGTTGCCGAAAAGGTCCTCCGCGCCGGGAACACTCCCGTCCTTCTGGTTCGAGCGCCGGAAGGCGACGAAGCTTAA